TAGGCGCTGAGCGCCACCTCGCGCACGCGGCGCACCAGCGCCAGCACGCTCGGCTGGTCGCGCAGATCGAGGCGCAGCGGCAGCATGTTGACAAAGCAGCCGATCAGCGGCGCGGTTTCCGGGCGCGCGCGGCCCGCGATCGGCACGCCGACGACGAGATCGGGCTGCGCGGTGTAGCGGGCGAGGAGGAGTTGGAAGGCGGCGAGCAGGGTCATGAAGGGGGTGGCGTGGGCGCGCTGGCTGAGGGCGTGCAGGGCGGCGGCGAGCGCGGGGGGCAGGTGCAGCGGCAGGGTCGCGCCGACGAAGGACGGCACGGGCGGGCGCGGGTGGTCGGTGGGGAGGGCCAGCAGCGGGGGGGCGGCGGCGAGGTGCTGCTGCCAGTAGCCAAGCTGCCGCTCCAGCACCGCGCCCTGGAGCCAGTCGCGCTGCCAGACCGCATAATCCGCGTATTGAATCGGAAGCTCCGGCAGATCCCTGCGCTCGCCGGTAAAGCTCGTGTAGAGCGCCGCCAGCTCCTCGAAGAAGATGCTGTATGACCAGCCATCGAAGATCATAT
The genomic region above belongs to Herpetosiphonaceae bacterium and contains:
- a CDS encoding condensation domain-containing protein — its product is MSQEVFIFPVSFAQQRLWFIEQLAPGTAAYNIARTIRLKGHLQPAALLQTLQAIADRHEALRTTFRAIDGVPMQVVAENSTVALPLIDLTSYPAELREAEAQRLAIEEARRPFDLIIGPLLRTTLLRLDADDHRLLLTVHHMIFDGWSYSIFFEELAALYTSFTGERRDLPELPIQYADYAVWQRDWLQGAVLERQLGYWQQHLAAAPPLLALPTDHPRPPVPSFVGATLPLHLPPALAAALHALSQRAHATPFMTLLAAFQLLLARYTAQPDLVVGVPIAGRARPETAPLIGCFVNMLPLRLDLRDQPSVLALVRRVREVALSA